AAATCCAAGTTCGATGCGGCGAAAGCCATGTCCTTCGAGAGGGTCGGACAGATCATACGCGTGGACTCAGTCGCGGTGAGGCACTCGTCCGGCCCGAAGGAGGACTTCCTGAAGGCCGTGAAGGAGGCGTCCGGGCTGGGGCTGGCCGTTGTCCTCATGACCGAGGACCCGGGCCTGATGGGGGAAGCGCAGGCGGTCTGCGCCCCGGGAAAGCCTCTGCTCTACCGCGCGACGCCGCAGAACTTCGATGCCATGGTCGCGGTCGCTAAGGCCTGCGCCTTCCCGCTCGTGCTCGGTGGTGCATCCAGCATCGACGAGCTCTCCCAGCTGGCCGACAGGGCGAAGAAGGCTGGGCTCTCGGAGCTCGTCCTGGAGCCCGGGAGTTCATCTGCCAGCCACCTGCTCGAGAACATGACCATCGTACGCAGGGCGGCCGTGAAGAAGAAGTTCAGGCCGCTGGGTTATCCGACGGTGTCTGTGGTCGGCCGATCGGCCAAGGAGGAGATGAAGGCCGCCCTTGGCGTGATGAAGTACTCATCGATGGTCCTCATGGAGGACATGCCCAAGGAGCTCGTGTACCCACTGATGGCTCTCAGGCAGAACATATTCACGGACCCGCAGGTGCCGATCCAGGTGAAGGCCGGCCTCTACACGGTCGGCTCGCCGACCGACAAGTCGCCGCTTCTGTTCACGACCAACTTCTCGCTGACGTATTTCACCGTCAGGGCGGACATCGAGAAGAGCAAGCTGCCCGTGTGGCTTCTAGTGGTCGACACGGACGGCCAGTCGGTCATGACCGCCTTCGCCGCCGGGAAACTGACCGCGGAGTCGGTCGTGAAGGCCCTCGAGTCGGAGAAGGTCAAGGAGAAGTGCGTGAGGAACGAGATCGTGATACCTGGGCAGGTCAGCAGGATGAGCGGGAAGCTGAACGAACTGACCGGCATGAAGGTCCTCGTTGGCCCGAGAGAGTCCTCCGGCCTCCCGAAGATGTTGAAGTCGCTTCCAGCCTGAGCTCAGTCGCGCTTCCTCTCGGCCTCGATCGCCTTTGACACATCGGCGAAAGCGAGATCCGTGCTCGGTATGTCCATCAGGGATTCGGCCTCTGCCATCCGAGCCTGGATCGCCCGGGACATCCGGACGCCGTAGACAGCGTCGAACCCTGCAACCGCCTTGACCTGGGGGGCGTGCGCCGATTCGTCGAGGAGATTGAACACGAGCGCCTTCCTCGCCGCCTTGATCTTCATCTCCTGTGCCAGAGCAGCGATCCTCTTGGCCGCATCGAGCGAGGCCTTCGACCTGTCGCAGAGGATGAACAGCACGTTGGGAGCGCGCGTGGTCCTCCTGCTCAGGTGCTCCATGCCCGCCTCGTTGTCTATCACCACGTAGCTGTACTTGGCCGTGATCGAGTCGAGGAATGTCCTGAGCATGTTGTTGATGTAGCAGTAGCATCCGGGGCCCTCCTGCCTTCCCATGGTGAGCATGTCGAACCCGTTGCCCTCCTTGAGCGCGAGCCTGACCTGGTAGTCGATGTAATCCTGCTTCGACACGCCATCAGGGGGCTCCTCGCCCCTCGAAACGATCTCCTCCCTCAGATCCCCGAGGGTCCTCCCCGGCTCCGAGTCGAGTTTCGCCCCTAGGTTGGAGTTCGGGTCCGCATCGACCGCAAGGACCACATCGCCCGTGGACTCGTGAAGATGCCTGACTGTCAGTGCGGAGAACGTACTCTTGCCCACGCCTCCCTTTCCCGCGACGGCTATCGTGAAGGTCAGCTCGAGGCCTCCTTATGGGCTCCACCAGAGGAACTCGGGAACCTGCTGAGGTCCGTGTGCGGTATGAAGAGCGCGGCTGAGAATTCGTTGTAGAACGCATTGTCCACGCTCAGCTCGAAGTAGGTCATCATGTCGAAGATGTCGAGGGCCTCCTTCCTTCTTCTCCCTGACAGGAGTGCCAATCGTGCTCCCCCGAGTGCCCCGTTCCCGATGAACCGGTATTTCTTCTGCGGCAGGTCCGGGAACATGCCGATCGAGATGGCTCTTCCGATGTCAAGATGGAACCCGAAACCTCCGGCGATGACCACGCCGTCCACCTGTTCCCGGAAGGTCTCGGTCTTCTTCAGGAGGACCGAGCACGCGCCGTAGATGGCGGCCTTCGTCCTTAGGAGGTTCTGGAGGTCAGCATCTGTCACGGCGAGGTCAGAGCTCGCGCCCTTCCCAAGCTTGTTCTTCCATTCGATGACGTACTCCAGGCCGGAGTCCGTGCCCCTCACTCTCCTATCGCCGACGTCCTGTATCCTCGCCTTGCGGTCTATAATGCCCTTGGCATACATCTCCGCCAGGAGATCGATAAGGCCTGAACCGCAGATTCCCGCGGGCGTCTTCTCACCGAGCACATGGTATGATGTGGATAAGTTGTCGTTGACCCGGATTCTGTCGATGGCGCCATCCATCGCTCTCATGCCGCACGAGACCTCGCCACCCTCGAATGCGGGGCCCGCGGAGCACGAGCATGCTACCATCCAGTCCTTTCCTCCAAGCACTATCTCCCCGTTGGTCCCGACATCGATCAGGAGCGTTAGCTTCCCCGATCGGTGCATCCCGCTCGCGAGCACATCGGCTACGACATCGCCCCCGACATATCCCGCTCGAGACGGGAAGAGAAGCACCTTGGCGGCGGGGTTCGTCCTCAGCCCCACCTCGCCCCCGTGCAAGCAGGGAATGTGATGTGCAACGGGCACGTACGGCTCGAGCCTGATGTTGCGTGTCTCGAGTCCGACGAACAGCTGGCTCATGATCGTGTTGCCAGCCACCGACACGGCGACGATGTCCTCCGGCTCCGTCGCGATTCCAGACCTTTTTGTCTCGTCTTCGAGGAGGCGCGAGATGCGCTCGTTGATTGTGCCGCGGACAAGAGAAGTCAGCTCGTCCATGCCCTTCTCCTCGGCATACATCATGCGAGCGATTACGTCCTCCCCTCTCGACACTTGCTTGTTGTAGTCAGAAGCGCTGCCCAAAACGGTGCCGTCGGTCAGGTCCACGAGCTCCACCACCACTGTGGTGGTGCCGATGTCTAGGGCAATCCCGAGCAACCGGCCGGTCTTGTCCCCCGGTTCGACGCGCGTTATCTCATGAGCGAAATCGAGTTCGGAAACCGATGCAGTGACCTTCCAGTCCCCTTGCCGGATTGTCCCCGGTAGCGACCTCAAGGTGTCCAGGGGCATGCATATGTTCTTCCGTTTCAGTCCACGCCACAGCCTTTCCAGGTCTGCCACGTTGTCCGAAATGGAAGCCGGCGGGAGCTTTATGGACCGCTTCCTGACCCACGGGGACAGCGATCTGGAGACCTCGACGACGGTCCTCGTTAGGATCTGGTGCTTGCCCACTCTCGACCTGGGCAGAACCTCCACCGTGAGATCGCCTTTGGCGTGGGAGGCACACGCGAGCACGACCCCTGACCTTAAGTCGTCGGCTGTCAGCAGGGGAGATGCATCGGCCTCGAACTTGCCTTTCGGCCTTACCTTGCACCTCCCGCACTTCCCCTCTCCTCCGCATACGGCGTCGATGGGGATGCCCACGGCTCTGCAGGCGTCCAGGATTGTCGTTCCTGGTGCCACGTCAACAGCCGCTCCGTCCGGGACGAACGCGACTCTGAACCTCCTCTTCCCGGCCTCGTCGACCATACAGGACCTGCCCTGCAAGGAACTGCAAGAGGCGCTATTAACTGTTTCCTCGGGTCTTGGGCCGGCCCCTTTATCTGGCAAGCGAACATTTCATATCGGGCGAAATCAGTTAGGTCGCAGTTTAGGGGGAGTGCAGCTGATAGTGGTCGGAGAAAGGATCAACGGTCAATTTCCTCAGGTCGCGAAAGCAATCGATGCCAGGGATGCGAAGTTTATTCAGGACCTCGCAAGGGTCCAGGCGGAGGCCGGGGCTCACTACCTCGATATTAACACAGGTCCCGGTAGGGACGATTCCGCGGCCACTATGGCTTGGCTCGTGAAGACCGTTCAGGATGTCGTGGACGTGAAGATCTCCATCGACTCTCCTAGCCTCAAGGTGCAGCAAGCAGGCATTGCAGAGTGCAAGCGCGAACCTATGATCAACTCGACGACCGCGGAGAAGAAGCGCATGGAGAAGTTCTACCCCCTTGCGAGGGACCACAACGCGGAGATCGTGTGCCTAACGATTGACGAGAAGGGCATCCCGAACACCGTCGAGGGGAAGACGGAGCTGGCGATGCTTCACCTGGCGACCGCAATGGACCACGGCATCGGCCCCGAGAAGATATACCTCGACCCGGTCGTGCTTCCGATCGCCGCTGCACAGGCTCAGTGTCCGGTCCTGTGCGATGCCGTCACCAACTTCAGGTTGCTGAACACTCCCTCGCCGAAGACGATCGTCGGCCTCAGCAACATATCCAGCGGGGCGGAGGAGAAGAACCTCCTGAACAGGACGTACCTCGCAATGCTCTTGGGCAGAGGGCTCGATGCGGCCATAGTGGACCCGAACGACGACGAGCTCATGAAAGTGGTCAAGGCCTCCGAGGTGCTCCTGAACCAGAGGCTCTACGCTCACTCGTTCCTGAGGGCATGAGGGGGGTTATGAATTGCTCGGCAAATCTAACTATGACGATGTTCTCAAGGCTGCTTGGTCGAAGGCGACCCTCCATGACCTGAACATGCTGGCGACCAACTCGGGTGCAAGCGTCAGGAAGGGGACGAAGCATCTGATCCTTCGCATGATCGACAGGGACTGTGTGGTCGATTTTGGTGCCAAGACCATGAGATATGCCGACGCCAAGGGCGCGGATGTCAGCCAGCACCTGCAGATTCTCATCCTTCACTATCTAGAAGGCTCGGGACGTGCGCAGGTGGCCAACAGACTTGTGACCTTCCGCGAGTTCGATGGCGGGGCCATCTACTACCCGGCCTTCAAGGCCAGGGCCATCGATCCAGTGGTGAAGGAGTTCGGCGAGAAGGCCGACCTCCTGAGGCACATCGGCGATGCTCTCAGGGCGGAGCCGATCGAGGTGGGCACCGTGAGTCTCAAGGCGCACTTCTTCCCAAAGGTGCCGGTCGTCGTCATCCTCTGGCAGGGAGACGAGGAGGTCGCCTCCTCGGCAAATGTGCTTTTCGACGCGAACGCTGGCAAGATCATGGCTACAGAGGATCTATCCCTCGTCGGAGGGACGCTCACCCGGCGCCTCATCCAGCTGGCCAGAACGTAGGGCTCGGCCCGGGCATAGGACTTCCAGAAACCATTTGGGAAGAATGCAAGTCACTGCGTGAACGTCTCGCCCTTCTCGTACTTCTCCCTGATGTGCTTCAGGATGATCTCTCTGTCGCGCCTCAGGTGGGATTCGTACCAGTTCTTGATGATGTCCGCCAGGACATCGTGGTACTTCTTCTCCTCGAACTTCGTGACCGGGACGTCCAGCAACACGTACTGGCTGAATATCCTCTTCCAGCCGGCGTACTTGTAGTAGTGCTCGCCCTCGCAGAACTCGAATATCATCCTCAGATGAGTCTGGCTGTCGACGCTGTAGTACCACGCTTTGAGGGAGTCCCCGACCCTTGTTTGCGTGCGGTCGGTCAGCGACACGTTGTCAGCGCCTGCGAAGTCGTATTCGGGCCTGAAACTCCACTGCTCCGGATACACCGTGAAAGTCGCGAAGGCTGCCGGTCCCTGCGGGTCCGGGGCCATGCTGAAGTGGACGTTGATCTTGTTGAATCTGATCCAGATGCGGAAGAGATCCTCCAACAGTGCCCTGTTGATGGTCTCCTTCTGGTTGCTTTGCTCGACGAAGTTGTCAGTTATCTGGACAGTCTTCTTCTCCAGTTCCTCGTCCAGCTGAGCAAACCAGTCTTCTTCCTTCCCTTCGGGCTTAGCCATCGTACATCCCAGTTAGAGGTGATGATATTACACGAATATAAGCCTTTGGTATTTATTCGCATCGTCTTCTAATTTTCTGGCTAGCCCTGTTTTCCGCCCTTGTACATACACGCGCGGCGAGGCCTTCCGTACGAACCTAGAAGTAAGCACAGGCGGTTGCCGAGGTCGACATGACGGGCATTCTTCAGCAGCTGATGGACTACCTGATGTCCCATCAGGCGGACCCTGCCACGTACCTCTTCGTGTTCTTCCTGTTCTGTGTCGCGGCGGCTATTTTCCTCCCGATACCCATCGAAATCGCCCTCATTTGGAACCCGAGCATCTTCTTCCCCATCAAAGCGTTGGTCATGGGCCTGGGCAAGGGCACCGGTGCGGTCGCAGTGTTCTTCATCGGGGCAAAGGTTGAGGGCGTGGTCGAGAGGTTTTCCAGGTGGAGGTGGTTCAAGTGGATGCTCGTGAAGAGCGAGGCGTTCGTCGGCAGATACGGAATCTTCGCAATGTACCTCATCATGTCCATCCCTGGCATGGTCGATACGATCCCGCTGTATCTCTTCTCTATCTTCAACAAGCGAGGAACCACGATCAAGTTGCGGGACTTCGCCCTGGCGAATTTCCTTGCCGGCATAACCAGGGCGTTCCTGATACTCGCCATCGTGGAGCTGCTAGGTCTGAATTGGTTCGGATGATCTGCCCATCGTCCTTCAAGTGATTTTTTGAACGGTCGTCTTGAGCGAGAGTATCCCGCTCTCCATCTGGAGCTCGAACATTCTCAACGGGATCTCGGTCATCCGCATCTTCTGGATGCTCAGGTAGTATCTAACATGCTCCGTCGTTCGGTCCACTCTTATCTCGATCACGCCGTCGAAGTCGTGGGCCATGAGCCCGAACAGCTCTTCGCGCACTCCTAGAGGGAACGTGTGCAGCGTAACGGTTTCGAAGGCTCTCAGGTCTCCGAATGCCTTTCTGCCCCATCTCATGACTTCGACCGCGGTCCTGCTCGTGAGCGTTCCAGGAACGCTCTCACAGACAGCCCGCAGCCCTTTCAAGTTCGGGATCCTCTCCACTGCCGTGGCGAGGCCGTCCTGGAGCATCTTCTCATCGTCCACCTCGGTGACGGAGATTATTTTCTTCTGGATCGCCTGGTCCACTCCCATTGCAGAAGTGCGTTTGTGCATTGAGTAGCAGTCGAGAAATACCAGTTGGTCGTTGGCGACCTGTTCGACGATGTCGAATCCCTGGTGCTTGAAACTCCTGATAACGTTGGCTGCAGGTCTTGATAGGCAGCAATAGACCGCCGGGAACCCGTGCTTCAGGCCCTCGGCGATGAACTGCTGCTGGAAGTACTCGGTAGGGTTCGAAGGCTCGGCTCTCAGAGCGATCGTGGAGTTCGATGGGAAGCCTCCCTGGAAGAGCCTGTCGAGACCAGGGATGCCGCTTGGCACACGCGCGATCATCATGTTGTCCCCGGTGATGGGCCAGGACGGTATATGCTCTTTACTGCTCGCGGCCCACGCCTGGATGGACCGCGCTTTCCGACACGAATTTGAGAATCATATCCTTCGGCATTCGGTTGTCCGGTCATTCGTCATTTCTCCAGGATGACCGGAACATCCTCCAGGGTTGTTTCGACTCCCTTCTTTCTCCAAGCCATTCTGAGCAGGATTACTCCGGCGAATACCAGTACGACGCCGATGATCTGGAGTCCGTTCACGGCCTCGAGGAGCACGACGACCGCAATGATCACGGCCGCAACTGGTTCGATGCTCGCCACGATGCTCGCTTTGCTGGCTTCGATGTGTTTCAAGGCGACCATTGAGACAACGAATCCAACCGTTCCGGGGAAGAAACCGAGGGCGATAATGTACAGCCAGCCCTCCATCGATATGGCGTTCTTCAATAGCTCAAAGGGGTTGGCTATTATCACCAGACCAGGGATCGAAAGCACGGTCATGTACAGGATCACCGTGTTCGCTGAGTACTTCCCCAAGAACTTCTTGCCCCAGATGTAGTAGACCGCAGCTCCGAAAGCGGCGTAGATTCCGAGAGCGATGCCCACCAAGTTGAAGGAGAACCCCTCCTCGAATTCCTGCGCTCCGGCCACGAGCACTGCCCCCACGAATGTGAGGGGGAGTGCGAGCGCCTTCTGCGGCGACAGTCCCTCCTTGAGCAGGAACACCGACGCGACCGTGACTATGCTCGGATACGCGTACAGGAGTATGACGGCTGTCGCCACCGATGTCAGGTCAACGCACATGTACCACGCTATGGCGAAGAATGTTCCTGTGATGATACTGAATGCAAGGAACGGAAGGAAATCCTCTGCTTTTATTCTGAGCGATTTGGGGTCGAAGGTGGCAATCAGGGGGACGAGTATGATTGCGGTGATCACTGTCGTGAACACCGTGACCTGCATGACGCCTGCACCAGCGTCGATGGCGAGCACCGTGAAGGTTCCGGATGTGGCCCACATCACGGCTGCGAGCGCCATGAGGCCATAAGCGACCCTCTTTGATATCTTCGCGAAAACCAACTCCTAGCCAGCAGTGGGATATCGGCAATCCGTTCAAGAATCTATCCTTGGTATCGATGTGCACAGGCTAGGCAACAGCGTTAAGTCCTCGCTACCAGTGCAACTTGTTGACACGCTCGCACAGTCGAGTAGGAGGAGGAACATGCGTTCAGAACACGGGGAATTCAGGAGAAGCGTCATTGGATTGGTTGTGACAGGCTCACTAGCATTGATGATAGGCGCTGCATTGGTCACCCCGCTTCTGCCAGAAGTGAATGCTGCTGATGCGTATGTAGGCATCTCAGGATTCACGTTCATCCCGCATGAGATCACTGTCTACGCGGGTCAGACGATCCAATGGGACAACAGTGACGGTTCCTCGCACACGGCGACGAGCAACCAGTCGGCCTTCCCTGAGTTATCCATCCCCGCTCTTGGGACGGGGACTCTAGCACTCAACACTCCTGGCATCTACGAGTATCACTGCAGTCTCCACTCGTCCTCTGGGATGTGGGGAGTGATAACGGCGCTTGACCCTAGCATCCCGGAGTTCTCCAGCCTGGCGTTCGTATCCCTTGGACTGCTTGTGGTCTTCATCGGGATCGTGATGGCCAGCAGGAACCGATAGGACAGGAGCAACCCCCCTTCATTCTTCCTCCCTTGTGTCGTTCAGACTAGTGCCTGTTAGGCGTCATCTTTAGGTACACCTAAAACATAGCCTGATTCGAAAGGAGCTGGTCGGAACGATAGCAAGCTTTGTCATAGCGCTAAGGGAAGGCATAGAGGCGGCGCTGATAGTAGGCATAATACTGGGCTATCTGAGGAAGGTGGGTGCCAGCAGCTTGGTGAAACCCGTGTACGCTGGCGTCGGACTGGGAATCCTGGCGAGCATCGCTACAGCGGCCTTGTTCCTAACCTTGGCGGTGGAGTTCGAAGGGAAATACGAACAGCTCTTCGAGGGTTCCACTATGTTCCTTGCAGCTGCGATTCTCACAACCATGATTCTCTGGATGAGGAACAACAGCAGGGCATACTCGGAGGGCCTCAAGCAGAAGGTTGAGTTCGCCCTCACAAGCAGGCAGTCCTACGGCCTCGCCTTCCTGGCTTTCGTAAGCATCCTGAGAGAGGGCATCGAGACCGTCCTGTTCCTTGGTTCGGCGTCCTTCTCCTCCAG
The genomic region above belongs to Candidatus Thermoplasmatota archaeon and contains:
- a CDS encoding acetyl-CoA decarbonylase/synthase complex subunit gamma; protein product: MPTAMEIYKLLPKKNCGECKFPTCLAFAMQLANQKVALEACPYVSPEAKATLEESGAPPIKLVTIGSGEFVAKLGDETQLFRHDKTFYHPTVLGVIADDAEGIAAMKSKFDAAKAMSFERVGQIIRVDSVAVRHSSGPKEDFLKAVKEASGLGLAVVLMTEDPGLMGEAQAVCAPGKPLLYRATPQNFDAMVAVAKACAFPLVLGGASSIDELSQLADRAKKAGLSELVLEPGSSSASHLLENMTIVRRAAVKKKFRPLGYPTVSVVGRSAKEEMKAALGVMKYSSMVLMEDMPKELVYPLMALRQNIFTDPQVPIQVKAGLYTVGSPTDKSPLLFTTNFSLTYFTVRADIEKSKLPVWLLVVDTDGQSVMTAFAAGKLTAESVVKALESEKVKEKCVRNEIVIPGQVSRMSGKLNELTGMKVLVGPRESSGLPKMLKSLPA
- a CDS encoding carbon monoxide dehydrogenase — protein: MGKSTFSALTVRHLHESTGDVVLAVDADPNSNLGAKLDSEPGRTLGDLREEIVSRGEEPPDGVSKQDYIDYQVRLALKEGNGFDMLTMGRQEGPGCYCYINNMLRTFLDSITAKYSYVVIDNEAGMEHLSRRTTRAPNVLFILCDRSKASLDAAKRIAALAQEMKIKAARKALVFNLLDESAHAPQVKAVAGFDAVYGVRMSRAIQARMAEAESLMDIPSTDLAFADVSKAIEAERKRD
- a CDS encoding DUF4445 domain-containing protein, giving the protein MVDEAGKRRFRVAFVPDGAAVDVAPGTTILDACRAVGIPIDAVCGGEGKCGRCKVRPKGKFEADASPLLTADDLRSGVVLACASHAKGDLTVEVLPRSRVGKHQILTRTVVEVSRSLSPWVRKRSIKLPPASISDNVADLERLWRGLKRKNICMPLDTLRSLPGTIRQGDWKVTASVSELDFAHEITRVEPGDKTGRLLGIALDIGTTTVVVELVDLTDGTVLGSASDYNKQVSRGEDVIARMMYAEEKGMDELTSLVRGTINERISRLLEDETKRSGIATEPEDIVAVSVAGNTIMSQLFVGLETRNIRLEPYVPVAHHIPCLHGGEVGLRTNPAAKVLLFPSRAGYVGGDVVADVLASGMHRSGKLTLLIDVGTNGEIVLGGKDWMVACSCSAGPAFEGGEVSCGMRAMDGAIDRIRVNDNLSTSYHVLGEKTPAGICGSGLIDLLAEMYAKGIIDRKARIQDVGDRRVRGTDSGLEYVIEWKNKLGKGASSDLAVTDADLQNLLRTKAAIYGACSVLLKKTETFREQVDGVVIAGGFGFHLDIGRAISIGMFPDLPQKKYRFIGNGALGGARLALLSGRRRKEALDIFDMMTYFELSVDNAFYNEFSAALFIPHTDLSRFPSSSGGAHKEASS
- a CDS encoding dihydropteroate synthase, whose product is MIVVGERINGQFPQVAKAIDARDAKFIQDLARVQAEAGAHYLDINTGPGRDDSAATMAWLVKTVQDVVDVKISIDSPSLKVQQAGIAECKREPMINSTTAEKKRMEKFYPLARDHNAEIVCLTIDEKGIPNTVEGKTELAMLHLATAMDHGIGPEKIYLDPVVLPIAAAQAQCPVLCDAVTNFRLLNTPSPKTIVGLSNISSGAEEKNLLNRTYLAMLLGRGLDAAIVDPNDDELMKVVKASEVLLNQRLYAHSFLRA
- a CDS encoding DUF3786 domain-containing protein, with product MLGKSNYDDVLKAAWSKATLHDLNMLATNSGASVRKGTKHLILRMIDRDCVVDFGAKTMRYADAKGADVSQHLQILILHYLEGSGRAQVANRLVTFREFDGGAIYYPAFKARAIDPVVKEFGEKADLLRHIGDALRAEPIEVGTVSLKAHFFPKVPVVVILWQGDEEVASSANVLFDANAGKIMATEDLSLVGGTLTRRLIQLART
- a CDS encoding RAD55 family ATPase — translated: MMIARVPSGIPGLDRLFQGGFPSNSTIALRAEPSNPTEYFQQQFIAEGLKHGFPAVYCCLSRPAANVIRSFKHQGFDIVEQVANDQLVFLDCYSMHKRTSAMGVDQAIQKKIISVTEVDDEKMLQDGLATAVERIPNLKGLRAVCESVPGTLTSRTAVEVMRWGRKAFGDLRAFETVTLHTFPLGVREELFGLMAHDFDGVIEIRVDRTTEHVRYYLSIQKMRMTEIPLRMFELQMESGILSLKTTVQKIT
- a CDS encoding DMT family transporter encodes the protein MVFAKISKRVAYGLMALAAVMWATSGTFTVLAIDAGAGVMQVTVFTTVITAIILVPLIATFDPKSLRIKAEDFLPFLAFSIITGTFFAIAWYMCVDLTSVATAVILLYAYPSIVTVASVFLLKEGLSPQKALALPLTFVGAVLVAGAQEFEEGFSFNLVGIALGIYAAFGAAVYYIWGKKFLGKYSANTVILYMTVLSIPGLVIIANPFELLKNAISMEGWLYIIALGFFPGTVGFVVSMVALKHIEASKASIVASIEPVAAVIIAVVVLLEAVNGLQIIGVVLVFAGVILLRMAWRKKGVETTLEDVPVILEK
- a CDS encoding FTR1 family protein; this translates as MIRKELVGTIASFVIALREGIEAALIVGIILGYLRKVGASSLVKPVYAGVGLGILASIATAALFLTLAVEFEGKYEQLFEGSTMFLAAAILTTMILWMRNNSRAYSEGLKQKVEFALTSRQSYGLAFLAFVSILREGIETVLFLGSASFSSSGLQTLIGGALGLGLALLLGVGIMRYSVRLDLKTFFSITGFLLILFAAGLVARGIGEFGEAGVIAPVVQSVWDTNGIVNDQSGTGKILTALVGYVGSPSLSQVIGYVAYWLLIVLWLYRDTTTIAFKKILATVRSG